From a single Glycine soja cultivar W05 chromosome 19, ASM419377v2, whole genome shotgun sequence genomic region:
- the LOC114398180 gene encoding heavy metal-associated isoprenylated plant protein 6-like produces the protein MGEKKEAAKNEADKKPESGAKQNDEPVPVVLKLDMHCEGCVKKINRAVRHFEGVEDVKADLSSNKLTVIGKLDPAEVRDKLAEKTRKKVELVSPQPKKDSAGDKPPEKKTEEKKTEEKKSEDKKAEEKAPKESTVVLKIRLHCDGCVQKIRKIILKSKGVESVNIEGGKDLVSVKGTMDVKEIVPYLNDKLKRNVEVVPPKKEGGDNKKENKEGGGGDSKKEGGKKQEGEDGAAKVEVNKMEHYGYGYGYPPPPMYWYGHGGYAPGESSSYEAEVQPGYNSYSNQGYDGNYGNYHYQGYNNNYMMAQPPPPFYLNPHHPPPQMFSDENPNACSVM, from the exons ATGGGAGAG AAAAAAGAAGCGGCGAAGAATGAAGCAGATAAGAAGCCTGAATCAGGAGCAAAGCAAAACGACGAACCAGTACCTGTCGTTTTGAAACTCGACATGCATTGCGAGGGATGTGTCAAGAAGATCAACCGCGCCGTTCGCCATTTCGAAG GTGTTGAAGACGTTAAGGCCGATCTATCAAGTAACAAACTAACGGTTATTGGAAAACTCGACCCTGCCGAAGTGCGAGATAAACTAGCGGAGAAAACTAGGAAGAAGGTCGAACTCGTTTCTCCTCAGCCTAAGAAGGATTCCGCCGGCGATAAGCCGCCGGAGAAGAAGACCGAAGAGAAAAAAACCGAAGAGAAGAAATCGGAAGATAAAAAGGCAGAAGAGAAAGCTCCGAAAGAG AGCACGGTGGTGTTGAAGATCAGATTGCACTGTGACGGTTGCGTTCAGAAGATTCGAAAGATTATCCTCAAAAGCAAAG GAGTTGAATCGGTGAACATTGAGGGAGGGAAGGATTTGGTGAGCGTAAAGGGGACGATGGACGTGAAGGAAATAGTACCGTATTTGAACGACAAGTTGAAGCGGAACGTTGAAGTGGTCCCGCCCAAGAAAGAGGGTGGTGATAATAAgaaagagaacaaggaaggtGGTGGTGGAGATAGTAAGAAAGAGGGTGGAAAAAAACAAGAAGGTGAAGACGGTGCAGCGAAGGTGGAGGTTAACAAAATGGAGCACTACGGGTACGGGTACGGGTACCCACCTCCCCCTATGTACTGGTACGGTCACGGTGGATACGCACCTGGTGAAAGTAGTAGCTACGAGGCAGAGGTTCAACCAGGGTATAATTCGTATTCGAATCAAGGGTATGATGGTAATTACGGGAATTACCATTACCAAgggtataataataattacatgaTGGCACAACCACCACCCCCGTTCTACTTGAATCCTCACCATCCTCCTCCACAGATGTTCAGCGATGAGAATCCCAATGCGTGTTCCGTGATGTGA
- the LOC114399028 gene encoding glucomannan 4-beta-mannosyltransferase 1-like, translating to MRNLIFEEPEVRVPGDTSSSLRYAWESIRAPVIIPVLKLAVILCSIMSIMLFVERVAMAIVILVVKVLGKKRYTKYNLEAMKQKLERNKRFPMVLIQIPMYNEKEVYKLSIGAVCGLSWPADRFIVQVLDDSTNQSLRECVQIECQRWMQKGVNVKYETRTNRNGYKAGAMKEGLEKEYVEDCEFVAIFDADFQPDADFLWNTIPYLLENPKLGLVQARWKFVNSKECMMTRLQEMSLDYHFSVEQEVGSSTYSFFGFNGTAGIWRIQAIKDAGGWKDRTTVEDMDLAVRASLQGWEFVFVGDIKVKNELPSTFKAYRYQQHRWSCGPANLFKKMTMESSIAMYRVPLLKRLHLVYAFFFVRKIVAHWVTFFFYCIVIPACVIVPEVSLKKQIAIYIPATITILNAVSTPRSMHLLVLWILFENVMSLHRTKAAIIGLLEANRVNEWVVTEKLGNAMKQRKNARPSRTSWFRIIDRVHPLEIIVGMYMLHCAIYDLLFGHDHFFIYLLLQAGAFFTMGFGQVGTIVPY from the exons ATGAGAAACCTAATCTTTGAAGAGCCTGAAGTCAGGGTTCCAGGAGACACTTCAAGCAGTCTGCGCTATGCCTGGGAATCAATACGAGCCCCAGTGATAATACCAGTCCTAAAACTAGCTGTCATACTATGCTCAATTATGTCAATCATGCTATTTGTTGAAAGGGTAGCAATGGCAATTGTAATTTTAGTTGTCAAAGTGCTGGGGAAAAAAAGATACACCAAGTACAACTTGGAAGCCATGAAACAGAAGCTTGAGAGAAACAAAAGATTCCCCATGGTTCTGATCCAAATACCCATGTATAATGAGAAAGAG GTCTACAAGCTTTCAATTGGAGCAGTATGTGGGCTGTCATGGCCAGCTGACAGATTTATAGTTCAGGTTCTTGATGACTCAACAAATCAATCCTTAAGG GAATGTGTCCAAATAGAGTGTCAGAGATGGATGCAGAAAGGTGTGAATGTCAAATATGAAACAAGAACAAATCGCAATGGTTACAAGGCAGGTGCCATGAAGGAGGGTTTGGAGAAGGAATATGTTGAGGATTGCGAGTTTGTAGCAATATTTGATGCAGATTTCCAGCCAGATGCAGATTTTCTTTGGAATACAATTCCTTATCTGCTTGAGAACCCAAAATTGGGATTGGTTCAAGCAAGATGGAAATTTG TGAATTCCAAGGAATGTATGATGACACGGCTTCAAGAGATGTCACTCGATTATCACTTTAGTGTTGAACAGGAAGTGGGCTCTTCAACATACTCATTCTTTGGTTTCAATG GGACAGCAGGAATTTGGCGGATTCAAGCAATAAAAGATGCTGGAGGATGGAAAGACCGAACAACAGTGGAAGATATGGACCTTGCAGTTAGGGCAAGCCTGCAAGGTTGGGAATTTGTTTTTGTGGGTGACATAAAA GTAAAAAATGAACTGCCAAGTACATTTAAAGCATACCGATATCAGCAGCACAGGTGGTCATGTGGTCCAGCTAATCTCTTTAAGAAAATGACCATGGAATCCTCTATTGCCATGTAT AGGGTACCGCTTCTCAAGAGACTTCATCTTGTCTATGCTTTCTTCTTTGTGAGGAAAATAGTTGCACATTGGGTCACATTCTTCTTTTACTGCATAGTTATACCAGCTTGTGTGATAGTTCCTGAAGTCAGTCTCAAAAAGCAGATTGCCATATACATCCCAGCAACCATTACAATTCTAAATGCAGTCTCCACCCCAAG ATCCATGCATCTACTAGTACTCTGGATACTCTTTGAGAATGTCATGTCCCTCCATCGAACTAAAGCAGCAATTATTGGACTCTTGGAAGCAAATCGTGTCAATGAATGGGTTGTGACTGAGAAGCTTGGAAATGCCATGAAACAGAGAAAGAATGCTCGGCCATCAAGAACTTCATGGTTCCGAATTATAGACAG GGTCCACCCATTGGAGATCATAGTGGGGATGTATATGCTGCACTGTGCAATCTACGACCTGCTATTTGGACACGATCATTTCTTTATCTATCTGTTGTTGCAGGCAGGAGCTTTCTTTACAATGGGATTTGGGCAAGTGGGAACAATTGTACCCTACTAA
- the LOC114399230 gene encoding ABC transporter B family member 1: MSKDSEEIKTIEQWKWSEMQGLELVPEEGGAAAPSQHQVPREMNTSEPPNKDVGASSAAVTSNGGGEKKEKESVPSVGFGELFRFADGLDYVLMGIGTVGAVVHGCSLPLFLRFFADLVNSFGSNANDVDKMTQEVVKYAFYFLVVGAAIWASSWAEISCWMWSGERQSTKMRIKYLEAALNQDIQFFDTEVRTSDVVFAINTDAVMVQDAISEKLGNFIHYMATFVSGFVVGFTAVWQLALVTLAVVPMIAVIGGIHTTTLAKLSGKSQEALSQAGNIVEQTIAQIRVVLAFVGESRALQAYSSALRVAQKIGYKTGFAKGMGLGATYFVVFCCYALLLWYGGYLVRHHATNGGLAIATMFAVMIGGLGLGQSAPSMAAFTKARVAAAKIFRIIDHKPSIDQNSESGVELDTVTGLVELKNVDFSYPSRPEVQILNDFSLNVPAGKTIALVGSSGSGKSTVVSLIERFYDPTSGQVLLDGHDIKTLRLRWLRQQIGLVSQEPALFATTIRENILLGRPDADQVEIEEAARVANAHSFIIKLPDGYETQVGERGLQLSGGQKQRIAIARAMLKNPAILLLDEATSALDSESEKLVQEALDRFMIGRTTLIIAHRLSTIRKADLVAVLQQGSVSEIGTHDELFSKGENGVYAKLIKMQEMAHETAMNNARKSSARPSSARNSVSSPIIARNSSYGRSPYSRRLSDFSTSDFSLSLDASHPSYRLEKLAFKEQASSFWRLAKMNSPEWLYALIGSIGSVVCGSLSAFFAYVLSAVLSVYYNPDHRYMIREIEKYCYLLIGLSSTALLFNTLQHFFWDIVGENLTKRVREKMLTAVLKNEMAWFDQEENESARIAARLALDANNVRSAIGDRISVIVQNTALMLVACTAGFVLQWRLALVLVAVFPVVVAATVLQKMFMTGFSGDLEAAHAKATQLAGEAIANVRTVAAFNSEKKIVGLFTTNLQAPLQRCFWKGQISGSGYGVAQFALYASYALGLWYASWLVKHGISDFSKTIRVFMVLMVSANGAAETLTLAPDFIKGGRAMRSVFDLLDRRTEIEPDDQDATPVPDRLRGEVELKHVDFSYPTRPDMPVFRDLSLRAKAGKTLALVGPSGCGKSSVIALIQRFYDPTSGRVMIDGKDIRKYNLKSLRRHISVVPQEPCLFATTIYENIAYGHESTTEAEIIEAATLANAHKFISGLPDGYKTFVGERGVQLSGGQKQRIAVARAFVRKAELMLLDEATSALDAESERSVQEALDRASSGKTTIIVAHRLSTIRNANLIAVIDDGKVAEQGSHSQLLKNHPDGIYARMIQLQRFTHSQVIGMASGSSSSTRPKDDEREG; encoded by the exons ATGTCAAAAGATTCTGAGGAGATAAAAACCATTGAGCAGTGGAAATGGTCCGAAATGCAAGGCCTTGAACTTGTTCCAGAGGAGGGTGGTGCAGCTGCACCTTCACAACACCAAGTTCCAAGGGAAATGAACACTTCTGAACCACCCAACAAAGATGTTGGTGCTTCTTCTGCAGCAGTTACTAGTAACGGTGGTGgggagaagaaagagaaagagagtgtTCCCTCTGTTGGGTTTGGAGAGCTTTTCAGATTCGCTGATGGGTTGGATTATGTTCTCATGGGAATTGGGACGGTCGGAGCAGTTGTGCACGGTTGTTCTCTGCCTCTCTTTCTTCGCTTCTTTGCGGATCTTGTCAATTCCTTTGGCTCCAATGCTAATGATGTCGACAAGATGACTCAGGAAGTGGTCAAG TATGCATTTTACTTCTTGGTGGTGGGGGCTGCTATATGGGCTTCTTCATGGGCAG aGATTTCGTGTTGGATGTGGAGCGGGGAGCGGCAATCGACCAAGATGAGAATCAAGTATCTGGAGGCTGCCTTAAACCAGGACATTCAGTTCTTCGACACCGAGGTTAGGACATCCGACGTTGTTTTCGCAATCAACACCGATGCTGTCATGGTCCAGGATGCCATTAGTGAGAAG TTGGGGAATTTCATTCACTACATGGCTACCTTTGTTTCTGGTTTTGTTGTGGGTTTCACTGCTGTGTGGCAATTGGCTTTGGTCACTCTTGCTGTTGTCCCTATGATAGCTGTGATTGGAGGCATTCACACCACCACCTTGGCTAAGCTCTCTGGTAAGAGCCAGGAAGCTCTTTCTCAAGCTGGCAACATTGTGGAACAG ACGATTGCACAAATCCGGGTAGTGCTGGCCTTTGTTGGGGAGTCCAGAGCATTGCAGGCCTATTCATCAGCCTTGAGAGTTGCACAGAAGATTGGCTACAAAACTGGGTTTGCAAAGGGAATGGGATTGGGTGCCACTTACTTTGTTGTTTTTTGCTGTTACGCGCTTCTGTTGTGGTATGGAGGCTATCTGGTTAGGCACCACGCCACCAACGGAGGACTTGCCATTGCAACCATGTTTGCTGTTATGATTGGTGGATT GGGTTTGGGGCAATCCGCACCAAGCATGGCTGCATTTACGAAGGCCAGAGTTGCTGCTGCGAAGATTTTCCGTATAATTGATCACAAGCCAAGTATTGATCAAAATAGCGAATCTGGCGTTGAACTAGACACAGTTACTGGACTTGTGGAGCTGAAAAACGTGGACTTTTCTTACCCATCTAGGCCAGAGGTTCAGATCCTCAATGACTTCTCCTTGAATGTGCCTGCTGGCAAGACCATAGCTTTGGTGGGTAGCAGTGGCTCTGGAAAGAGCACTGTTGTCTCCCTCATTGAGAGATTCTATGACCCAACTTCAG GGCAAGTTCTGCTAGATGGGCATGACATTAAAACTTTGAGGCTTAGATGGCTGAGGCAGCAGATAGGACTAGTGAGTCAAGAACCTGCTTTGTTTGCTACCACAATACGAGAAAATATACTGTTGGGTAGGCCTGATGCAGACCAGGTTGAGATTGAAGAAGCTGCCAGGGTTGCTAATGCTCATTCCTTCATCATTAAACTTCCTGATGGCTATGAAACCCAG GTAGGAGAAAGAGGGCTGCAACTTTCTGGAGGGCAAAAACAGAGAATAGCAATAGCAAGGGCAATGCTGAAAAACCCTGCAATTCTTCTCCTAGACGAAGCAACGAGTGCATTGGACTCGGAGTCAGAAAAGCTTGTGCAAGAAGCCCTTGACCGGTTCATGATTGGCAGAACAACTCTCATAATTGCTCATCGTCTCTCCACAATTCGCAAAGCTGACCTTGTAGCTGTACTTCAGCAAGGAAGTGTTTCTGAAATTGGAACTCATGATGAGCTCTTCTCGAAAGGTGAAAATGGAGTCTATGCCAAGCTTATAAAGATGCAGGAGATGGCTCATGAAACTGCCATGAATAATGCCAGAAAGAGTAGTGCAAG GCCGTCGAGTGCCAGAAACTCTGTAAGCTCACCAATAATTGCTAGGAATTCTTCTTATGGACGGTCACCATACTCGCGTAGGCTATCCGATTTCTCTACATCTGACTTTAGTCTGTCCCTTGATGCATCACATCCTAGTTATAGGCTCGAAAAGCTTGCTTTCAAAGAGCAAGCCAGTTCCTTCTGGAGACTTGCAAAAATGAACTCTCCTGAATGGCTTTATGCTTTAATTGGCTCTATAGGGTCTGTAGTTTGTGGATCCCTTAGTGCCTTCTTTGCTTATGTTCTTAGTGCTGTCCTCAGTGTGTATTACAATCCAGACCACAGATACATGATCCGTGAAATAGAAAAGTACTGCTACTTGTTGATTGGCCTTTCATCAACTGCACTTCTCTTCAACACATTGCAACACTTCTTCTGGGACATTGTCGGGGAAAACCTTACGAAACGTGTGAGAGAGAAAATGCTGACAGCAGTGCTCAAAAATGAAATGGCATGGTTTGATCAGGAGGAAAATGAGAGTGCCAGGATTGCTGCAAGGCTGGCTCTTGATGCCAACAATGTCAGATCAGCCATTGGAGATCGAATTTCAGTAATTGTGCAGAACACTGCACTTATGCTAGTTGCCTGTACTGCTGGGTTTGTGTTGCAGTGGCGCCTTGCCCTTGTCCTCGTTGCTGTCTTTCCTGTTGTTGTTGCAGCcactgttttgcag AAAATGTTCATGACTGGTTTTTCTGGGGACCTGGAAGCTGCTCATGCCAAGGCTACACAACTTGCAGGAGAAGCTATAGCCAATGTAAGGACTGTTGCAGCCttcaattcagaaaaaaaaattgttggccTTTTCACCACCAATCTCCAAGCTCCACTACAGCGTTGTTTTTGGAAGGGACAAATTTCTGGAAGTGGATATGGTGTAGCTCAGTTTGCACTTTATGCTTCCTATGCACTTGGTCTTTGGTATGCTTCTTGGCTGGTGAAGCATGGCATCTCTGACTTCTCTAAAACAATCAGAGTTTTTATGGTCCTAATGGTTTCTGCAAATGGTGCTGCTGAAACTTTAACACTGGCCCCTGACTTTATCAAAGGAGGCCGAGCCATGAGGTCAGTGTTTGATCTCCTTGACCGCAGAACTGAAATTGAGCCTGATGATCAAGATGCTACTCCTGTTCCTGATCGTCTTCGTGGTGAAGTTGAACTTAAGCATGTAGACTTCTCTTATCCAACTCGCCCGGATATGCCAGTTTTTCGTGACCTCAGTCTTCGTGCGAAGGCTGGTAAAACTCTTGCCCTTGTAGGACCTAGTGGCTGTGGTAAGAGCTCAGTTATTGCACTTATACAAAGATTCTATGATCCAACATCTGGTCGGGTCATGATTGATGGCAAGGACATCAGGAAATACAACCTCAAGTCCTTAAGAAGGCACATTTCTGTGGTACCACAGGAGCCTTGTTTGTTTGCCACTACTATTTATGAAAACATTGCTTATGGACATGAGTCAACCACTGAAGCTGAGATAATTGAAGCTGCAACTCTTGCCAATGCACACAAGTTCATATCTGGTTTGCCAGATGGATACAAAACATTTGTGGGGGAGAGAGGTGTTCAACTGTCCGGGGGACAAAAGCAAAGAATAGCAGTTGCTCGGGCTTTTGTGAGGAAGGCTGAACTTATGCTTCTTGATGAGGCCACAAGTGCACTTGATGCTGAATCTGAGAGGTCTGTTCAGGAGGCTCTAGACCGCGCCTCCTCAGGAAAAACAACTATCATTGTTGCACACAGGCTATCAACAATCAGGAATGCCAATCTGATTGCTGTGATTGATGACGGGAAAGTAGCTGAGCAAGGCTCACATTCTCAGTTGTTGAAAAATCACCCGGATGGGATTTATGCGCGCATGATTCAGTTACAAAGGTTCACCCACAGCCAAGTTATTGGAATGGCCTCAGGTTCAAGCTCTTCAACAAGACCGAAAGACGACGAAAGAGAAGGCTAG